A single window of Salvelinus namaycush isolate Seneca unplaced genomic scaffold, SaNama_1.0 Scaffold1140, whole genome shotgun sequence DNA harbors:
- the LOC120035900 gene encoding ribose-5-phosphate isomerase-like, producing the protein MAEEAKKLAGYAAVDNHVQNHQVVGVGSGSTIVYAVDRLAERVRQENLNIVCVPTSFQARQLILQHGLTLSDLDRHPELDVAIDGADEVDAALTIIKGGGGCLTQEKIVAGCAKHFIVIADFRWVCVLIKLVTCIVNNV; encoded by the exons ATGGCAGAAGAGGCGAAGAAACTAGCAGGCTACGCTGCGGTGGATAACCATGTTCAG AACCACCAGGTGGTCGGAGTGGGCAGTGGATCCACCATTGTGTATGCTGTAGACAGACTAG cggAGAGGGTTCGTCAGGAGAACCTCAACATCGTGTGTGTCCCCACCTCCTTTCAG GCTCGTCAGTTGATTCTGCAGCATGGTTTAACCCTATCGGATCTGGACAGACACCCAGAG CTGGATGTGGCCATCGACGGGGCGGACGAGGTGGATGCAGCTCTCACAATCATCAAAGGAGGAGG AGGCTGTCTGACTCAGGAGAAGATCGTAGCAGGCTGTGCCAAACACTTCATCGTCATCGCTGACTTCAGGTGGGTCTGTGTTCTTATTAAGTTAGTCACATGCATCGTAAACAACGTGTAG